A single region of the Biomphalaria glabrata chromosome 15, xgBioGlab47.1, whole genome shotgun sequence genome encodes:
- the LOC106052608 gene encoding 60S ribosomal protein L8, with product MGRVIRSQRKGPGSVFKAHTKNRKGKAALRAVDFAERHGYIKGVVRDIVHDPGRGAPLAKVQFRDPYKYRIITETFIAAEGMHTGQFVYCGKKASLQIGNILPVGVMPEGTIVCCLEEKSGDRGKLARTSGNYATVISHNPETKKTRVKLPSGSKKVVFSANRAMIGIVAGGGRIDKPILKAGRAYHKYKAKRNCWPKVRGVAMNPVEHPHGGGNHQHIGKASTVRRDASAGKKVGLIAARRTGKLRGTKQIAKEKE from the exons ATGGGCCGCGTTATTCGATCCCAGAGAAAAGGTCCTGGGTCTGTTTTCAAAGCCCATACCAAGAACAGAAAAGGAAAGGCAGCTCTTAGAGCTGTAGATTTTGCTGAGAGACATGGGTACATTAAAGGAGTAGTCAGG GATATTGTCCATGACCCTGGTCGTGGTGCACCCTTAGCCAAAGTCCAGTTCCGTGATCCATACAAATATCGAATCATCACTGAGACATTCATTGCAGCAGAAGGCATGCACACAGGTCAATTTGTTTACTGTGGGAAGAAAG caTCCCTGCAAATCGGAAATATTCTCCCAGTTGGTGTTATGCCTGAAGGTACAATTGTATGTTGTCttgaggagaaatcaggagatCGTGGAAAGTTAGCTCGTACATCTGGCAACTATGCCACAGTCATCTCTCATAATCCAGAGACAAAGAAGACCAGAGTTAAATTGCCTTCTGGatcaaaaaaagttgttttctcAGCAAACAGAGCCATGATTG GTATTGTTGCAGGTGGTGGTAGAATTGATAAACCTATATTGAAAGCAGGTAGAGCTTATCACAAGTACAAGGCCAAGAGGAATTGCTGGCCTAAAGTCAGAGGTGTTGCCATGAAC CCTGTTGAGCATCCTCACGGTGGTGGTAACCATCAACACATTGGTAAAGCATCTACTGTCAGACGTGATGCCTCTGCTGGTAAAAAG GTTGGTCTTATTGCTGCTCGTCGTACTGGCAAGTTGAGAGGTACCAAGCAAattgcaaaagaaaaagaataa